From the genome of Frateuria soli:
GGCATCACGCTCGCCGGTCGAGCCGATCACCCGGTCCAGGTACAGACCGATGGTCCGTTCGCCGTCAGTCGCCTTGCGCATCGGCGCGATGTACCACGGGATCAGCATCTCCACCGACCAGCCCTGCGCGTCCTCGCTGGCGGCGTGCTTCCAGTTGCCGTCCCAGTCGGTGTTGAACTGGGACTCGTTGGTCAGCACCGCGTCGTTGATGTCGTCGGTGAGCGTGACCATGAAGTTGTAGCCGGTGCGTCCGTCACCATCGAAGTCGACCATCAGGTTGACCCGGTCGACCTGCGCCTGCTCGTCGCGGCGGATGCGCTGGTGCGTGCGCGGCACGTCCGGCGGCTGGATGCAGCGGAAGGCGATCGCCAGCCCCTCCGGGGTGGACATCACCCACGCCTCGGTCGGCAGACTGCCCGGCTCGCCGTTCAGCGGCTGGACCTTGCGGAAATCCGTGATGCGTTTCGCGCCCTGCCACTCGGCCGGGTCGATGTGGCCGTCCACGTCGACCGCCATGGCCGGCGCGGCGAGCAGCAGCGCCAGCGGCACGGCAAGCGCGCGCATGGCACGCGGGGCACGGAGTTGGAACGAGCGTCGGTCGTAGAGGCGCATCGGCACGAGGGAGCGGGGGAAGTAGCGCAAGGATAGGCAAGCTTCCCCGACGCGCCGACTGGCGAAAGTCACGCCGGCGGCGGTGTCCGCGGACACGCGTCCTCAGCGCGGTTCGGCGATCTGCGCCTGCAACTCGACGTCGCGCGGCGGCGGCGTCCGCGGCGCGCGGGTGATGCGGCGATACCAGCCCCACGACAGCACGCCGATCACCGTCAACCCACTCGCCCCCAGCGCGAGCCGCAGCAGGCTGGCCGAGAACATCGGCGAGAGCACGCCAGCCACGGCGCCGTTGAGCAGCAGGCTGGCGAAGGCCTGCACCGAGGAGATGCCGCCGCGCCTGTGCGGAAAGCGATCCAGCAACAACAGGGTCAGCGTCGGGAACGCCAGTTGCACGCCCACGCCATGCAGCACCAGCGGCAGCATCGACCAGGGCAGCCGCGGCTGCGGAAACACCAGGGCGAGGACCACGTGCAGCACGCAGGCCAGCGACATCACCGCGTAACCCAGGTTCACGGTGAAACCGACCCCGCGGCGTCCGGCCAGCCGCCCGGACAGCCAGGCCCCGCCGACCAGCCCCGCCACCACCGGGATGAACAGCCAGGGAAAGCCCTGCGCGGACAGGCCCAGCAACTCGCGGACGATCCGCGGCGCCGAGGCGATGAAAAGGAACAGGCCGGCGAAGTTCACCGAGCACGAGATGAGCAGCGGCCAGAACGGCCGGTCGCGCCCGAACGCGACGTAGCCGGCGAGCAGCGGCTTCAGCGCAAACCGGCTGCGCGCCGCCGGCGGATGGGTTTCGTCCAGGTGCCAAAGCAGCAGGGCCGCCAGCACCAGCGTGAAACCGGTCAGCACCCAGAAGATGCCGTGCCAGCCACCGAGACCGAGCAGTTGCGCGCCCACCATGGGCGCGATCACCGGTGCCACGCCGAAGATCATCATCACCTGCGACATCAGCCGCTGCGCCGCCTCGCCCTCGAGGCTGTCGCGGATCACCGCACGCCCCACCACCAGGCCCGCGCCGGCGCAGGCGCCCTGGATGCCGCGGCATGCCAGCAACATGCCGAAGGAAGTCGACAGCGCGGCGCCGGCCGAGGCCGCTGCATAACCGAGCATGCCCGCGACGATGACCGGCTTGCGCCCGGCCGCATCGGAGATCGCGCCGTGGAACAGGCTCATCACCGCATAGGTCAACAGGTAGACGCTGATCAGCTGCTGCAGCGCGACCTCGTCCACCGCGAAGCGCGCGCCGATCAGGGGAAAGGCCGGGAACACCGCGTCGATCGAGAACGGACCGATCATCGACAGCGCGGCCAGCAGCCACGGCAGGCTGCGCCGGACGGGGGAAGGAGTGGTGGTCATCGGGTCGGGCCGGGAAGCGGTGGCGAGTATGCCACGGGCCTTTCCCCGCCCCGGTGGCCAGTGGCCGGGCATGCGCCCATCCGCTAGCATCGCGCGGATGGGAGATGGCATGCCTCCCGTTCCCGCGGAACGAACCGCCCCGATCGAGGGGTTGATGATGCCTGCACACCGGACGCTCCGGGTGCGGGTGCGTGCCCGCGGCGCGGAGGGTCCGGCGACTTCGACCTTTCACTGGAGGCGCTTTCGTGAGCTACACCGGATTCCTTGCCATCGGCTTCGGCGGCGCACTCGGCTGCTGGCTGCGCTGGCTGCTCGGCAGCCTGCTCAACCAGCTTTTTCCCACGCTGCCGCCCGGCACGCTGGTCGCCAACCTCCTCGGCGGCCTGCTGATGGGTGGGGCGATGGGCGCGTGGGACCACTTCCAGACCCTGCCGCCGGAACTGCGCCTGTTCGTGTTCACCGGCTTCCTCGGTGGCCTGACGACGTTCTCCACCTTTTCGGCCGAGTCCTCCACGTTGCTGCTGCGCCAGCAGTACCTGTGGTTTGCCGGCCACCTGCTGGGGCACCTGGCCGGCTCGATCGGACTGACGCTGCTCGGCATCGCGCTCGCGCGCGGCCTGTTGCGCACCCTCTAGGAGAACACCGTGAGCGACACGACAACCGAAGGCGTGCAGCTGAGCTTCTACGTCCACCTGCGCGCGCGCCACGACGGCAGACTGCTGTCCGAATGGCTGCTGGAGCAGGCAAGGCGGCAGGGCGTCGGCGGCGGCTCGGTGTTCCGCGCCACCGCAGGCTTCGGCCGCCACGGCGTGCTGCACGAAGAGGGATTCTTCGAACTGGCCGACGACTTGCCGGTGAAGGTGGAGTTCCTGCTCCCGCCGGGGCAGGCCGACGCCCTGCTCGCCTGCGTGCGGGAGGCAGGCGTCCACGTGGTGTATGCAACCTCGACCATACGCTTGGGCGTTCTGGGCGCGCAGTGAGGCGTGCCGCCATCTGAAGGATCGTCGCCATGCCCTTCCGCCAGCAGTCCCTCAAGCAACGTGCCATCGACCTGCTCGCGCTGGCCGGGGTGCGAGCCGCCGACAAGCCACCCTGCGACCTTTGCGTGCATGACGATCGCCTGTACGCCCGCGTGTTCGCGCACGGCTCGCTGGGCCTCGGCGAGGCCTACATGGACGGCTGGTGGGACAGCGACGACCTGCCCGGCCTTTTCACCCGCCTGCTGCGCGCGCAGATCGACGAGGAACTGAAGACCCTCGACACGCTGATCGCCCACCTGAAGGCGCGCTTCGTCAACCTGCAGCGGGGCGAGCACGCCTTCGAGATCGGCAAGGCGCACTACGACCTGGGCAACGACCTGTTCCAGGCCATGCTCGGCGAGCGCCTGGTGTACTCGTGTGGCTACTGGGCGGAAGCGACCAGCCTGGACGATGCCCAGGTCGCCAAGCTCGACCTGATCTGCCGCAAGCTGCGGCTGAAGCCGGGCCAGCGCGTGCTCGACATCGGCTGCGGCTGGGGCGAGGCGCTCAAGTACGCGGCGGAGAAGTACGGCATCGAGGGCGTGGGCATCACCGTCTCGCAGGAGCAGGCCGCCTACGCACAGGCCCTGTGCGCCGGCTTGCCGGTGGAGATCCGCCTGCAGGACTACCACGAGCTGGACGAGCCGTTCGACGCGATCATGTCGATCGGCATGTTCGAGCACGTGGGCGCCCTCAACTATCGCAGCTATTTCGAGGTGGCACGGCGCTGCCTGCGCGAGGACGGCCTGTTCCTCCTGCACTGCATCGGCAGCAACGGCGCACCCTCGCGACCGGACCCGTGGATCGAGAAATACATCTTCCCCAACTCGATGATCCCGGCCATGAGCCAGACCGCCACGGCACTGGAGGGTCTGTTCGTTGTAGAGGACTGGCACAACTTCGGCGCCGACTACGACAGGACGCTGACCGCCTGGCGCGCCAATTTCGACGCCGCCTGGCCGGCCCTGTCGCACCACTATGACGACCGCTTCCGCCGCATGTGGCACTACTACCTCGCCGTCTCCGCCGCGGTCTTCCGCAGCCGGCGCGACCAGCTGTGGCAGCTCACGCTGAGCCCCCGCGGCGTGCCGGGCGGCTACCGCGTGCCGCGCTAGGCGCCTCCGCGGGTGATCATGGGCTCGCGCGGCGATCACGGCTACGACGATCGGCTGCGCGCGATGAACCACGTCGAAGACGGCATCCTCACGGCGTTCGGCTACATCGTTGACGGACGTGCATGCCGTGGCCGCGGAATGCGACGAGTTCGGCAACGAGTGCCTGGCCCGCTCGCTGGCCGACGCGGAGGCGCACGTCGACCGGCTCACCGACCGTTTGCTGCATGACGAACGCGAACGCGCCGACTATGCGCGTCGCCTGACCGTCCGGGCGCACGTCGCGGTTTGTGCGCGGCGCTGAACCCCCTTCGCGAATGTGGTACACCTCCCGGAGGGGAACCGCATGGAAAGAGACGCGGCACGATGCAGGGAGAGGGGTCAACCCGGGTGTCATGGCAATGCGGCGAGTACACGATCGTGCCCGCCTGCCGACGCCTGCTGCGCAACGGACAGCCGGTCGAACTGGAAGCGAAGGTGTTCGACCTGATCCTGCTGCTGGTCGAGAACCGCGACCATGCCGTCGGCAAGCAGGAAGTCGTCACCGCCTTGTGGGGCCACCGGCCGATCACCGATGCGGCACTCAGCCAATTGCTCTACAAGGCCCGCCGCGCGCTGGATGACAACGGCGAACGCCAGGCCGTGATCCGCACCGTCTACGGCCGCGGCCTGCAGTGGGCGGCCGCCGTCACGCCCGTCGCAGCGTTGCCCGACGAGGCCGGATCCGTCACGCCGCCGGGCCCGGCATCGACGAATGCCGCGACCCGCCGGCACCGCTGGCGGCCGTTCGCATTCGCCGCCACCGCGCTCGCGGCGCTTGGTCTGCTGGTGTTCCTGTTCGTCTCCGCGAGCCGGGCGCCGCCCCTGGCGGCACCGCCGCGCCTGGCCATGATGCCCACGACCAATGCCACCGGCGACCCCCGGCTCGACTGGGTTTCGCACGGCCTGCCCGGGCTGATGGCGAGCCTGATGGGCGAAGGCCGGGATGTCACGGTCATCGACGCGCTGAAGGTGGCGCGCGTCTGGGACTACACGCCGCCGCAGGGGCGCAGCCGCGCCGAACACGCGCGCTTCGTCACGCACGCCGACATCGTGGTCGACAGCCGCCTGCGCAAGCTCGCCGACCGGCTCTACGAACTTGACCTGCACCTGGACGCGGGCCGATTGGCGCCCCCCGGCGACATCGTCATCACCGGGGAAGAACCCGGGACGCTCGGCATCCAGGCGATCGCGCGCATCCGCCGTGCGCTGCGGCTGGGTCCGCCGCCGCAAGTCCGGGGCGTACGCTCCGGCAGTGGTTACCTGGCCGAGACCTTCGCCCGCGGCCTGGATGAAGCCATGCGCGGTCGATGGATGCAGGCCAAGCCCTATTTCCTGCTGGCGGCGCAGAACGCACCGGACTTCCTGCCCGCCCGCTTCCGGCTCGGCGAGACCCAGGTGGTGACCGACGAGCCCGACCAGGCGCGGCAAACCCTCGAAGGCGTGCTGGCTGTGGCACGCGCCAAGGGCGACGACGTGCTGGCCGCCGGCAGCCTGGTCCAGCTGGCGCAGCTGGCGATGAACCGTCATCGCTACGAAGAGGCGCTGGCACTGCTGGACGATGCCACCCGGCTGGCCGGACACGACGCCGGCATGGATGCCGAGGTCGCGCTGAAGTCGGCGAACGTGGCCGCCAAGCTGCACCGGTTGCCGCTGGCGCGCAGCAAGCTCGCCGCGGCCCGCGAGCTGGTCGCCAGCCACCAGCTGAAGCAGATGGACGCCAATCTCCACAACAGCGAAGCGGCGGTCGCCGAGGCGGAAGGAAATGTCGTCGCAACCGAGGCGGCCAACCGCGCGGCGCTTGCCGCCAGCGAGGCGATCGGCAACGAGCGGGACGCGCGCGGCGACGCCTACAACCTTGCGCTGGTGCTTGCGCGCGAAGGCAAGAACGGCGAGGCGATACGGTTGTTCGCCAACAGCTATCGGCGCTCGCTCGGTGTCGATCCGTGGCTCACCTTTGCCAGCGGCGACAACCTGGCGATCGCCCTGCTCAACGCCGGCCTCAGCGCGAACGTCAAGCCCATCGCGGCGCAGCTGCTCGCTACGGGAAAAGAACGGCACAACCCGGTCTGGCGCGCACTGGCCCTGATGCTGCGCGCCGGCAGTCGCTGGTACGAGGGCGACGCGCCGGGCTCGCTCGCCGACTGCCGCCAGGCGGCTGCCCTGGTCGATCCGGCGCAGGACCCCGCACTGTGGCTTGCGATCCGGCTCAGCGAAGCGTCGGCCGCGCTGGTGGCCGAGCCGTCGGCCGTGGCGATGGTCGAGCGCGATGCGGAGGCGCTGATCGCCGCGCAGAAACAGCCGTCCAACTACGCCTACGAGCGCCGGCTGTTCCAGGCGATGGCAGCCTCCGCGGCGGGCCACGCCGCACCGGCTCGCGAGGCCCTGGAGGCCGCGGCCGCCGCGCCTCGCCCCAACGACCCTATGGGCGACAACCTGCACTACATCGGGCTGGTGATCGCCCTGCGCGACACGAACGCGGATGCGGCCGCGATCGCCCTCGCCGGCTTCGACGCCGGCACCGCCGCCAATGCGGACGTGCTCCGCCTTTACGGCCAGTGGATGGCGCGGCAAGGGGACGATGCCCGCCGCGATCGCGCCGCGGCGCGGCTCACGACCCTGCGCACGGAGGCCCTCGCCGCGCTGGCCACCGAACCGGTCGCGATACATCCGGCTTCGCCCTGATCGGGCGGTAGCATGCGTGTGGCACCGCCAGCCATCCACGGGATCGCCATGAAACGTCTTTCGCTTGCCGGCCTCGCCGCCGCCCGCTTGCCGGCCAACCGGCCACGCCGGGGGCAGCGGACTGGCCTGGCGCTGCTGGGCCTGCTCCTCGCTCTCCTTGCGACTCCCGCGCTGGCTCATCCGGCGCTCTGGACGATCAAGGACCAGGACACCACGATCTACCTGTTCGGCACGGTGCACCTGCTGCCGCATGACACCGACTGGCACTTCCCGGCGCTGGACAAGGCTCTGCAGGACAGCCAGGCGCTGTACGTGGAGATCGTCGACGACGACCAGGCCAGCATGGCGGCGCTGGTGATGCGCTACGGCATGGACATGACGCATTCGCTTTCCGACCGGCTGACGCCGTTCGAGCGCGGCCGGCTGGAACGCGCCGCGCGCCTGGCAGACATCCCCGGCGGCGTGGCCTCCCTGAACATGATGCGGCCGTGGCTGGCCGCGCTCACCCTCACCGTGGCGCCGCTGACCAAGGCAGGCCTGGACCCCGCCGAAGGCGTCGACAAACAGTTGCGCGCCACCATGGCGAAGGCGGGCAAACCGGTGCGGGGGCTGGAGACCGCCGAACAGCAGATCCGTTTCCTGGCCGACATGCCCC
Proteins encoded in this window:
- a CDS encoding multidrug effflux MFS transporter; protein product: MTTTPSPVRRSLPWLLAALSMIGPFSIDAVFPAFPLIGARFAVDEVALQQLISVYLLTYAVMSLFHGAISDAAGRKPVIVAGMLGYAAASAGAALSTSFGMLLACRGIQGACAGAGLVVGRAVIRDSLEGEAAQRLMSQVMMIFGVAPVIAPMVGAQLLGLGGWHGIFWVLTGFTLVLAALLLWHLDETHPPAARSRFALKPLLAGYVAFGRDRPFWPLLISCSVNFAGLFLFIASAPRIVRELLGLSAQGFPWLFIPVVAGLVGGAWLSGRLAGRRGVGFTVNLGYAVMSLACVLHVVLALVFPQPRLPWSMLPLVLHGVGVQLAFPTLTLLLLDRFPHRRGGISSVQAFASLLLNGAVAGVLSPMFSASLLRLALGASGLTVIGVLSWGWYRRITRAPRTPPPRDVELQAQIAEPR
- the crcB gene encoding fluoride efflux transporter CrcB gives rise to the protein MSYTGFLAIGFGGALGCWLRWLLGSLLNQLFPTLPPGTLVANLLGGLLMGGAMGAWDHFQTLPPELRLFVFTGFLGGLTTFSTFSAESSTLLLRQQYLWFAGHLLGHLAGSIGLTLLGIALARGLLRTL
- a CDS encoding DUF190 domain-containing protein — encoded protein: MSDTTTEGVQLSFYVHLRARHDGRLLSEWLLEQARRQGVGGGSVFRATAGFGRHGVLHEEGFFELADDLPVKVEFLLPPGQADALLACVREAGVHVVYATSTIRLGVLGAQ
- the cfa gene encoding cyclopropane fatty acyl phospholipid synthase: MPFRQQSLKQRAIDLLALAGVRAADKPPCDLCVHDDRLYARVFAHGSLGLGEAYMDGWWDSDDLPGLFTRLLRAQIDEELKTLDTLIAHLKARFVNLQRGEHAFEIGKAHYDLGNDLFQAMLGERLVYSCGYWAEATSLDDAQVAKLDLICRKLRLKPGQRVLDIGCGWGEALKYAAEKYGIEGVGITVSQEQAAYAQALCAGLPVEIRLQDYHELDEPFDAIMSIGMFEHVGALNYRSYFEVARRCLREDGLFLLHCIGSNGAPSRPDPWIEKYIFPNSMIPAMSQTATALEGLFVVEDWHNFGADYDRTLTAWRANFDAAWPALSHHYDDRFRRMWHYYLAVSAAVFRSRRDQLWQLTLSPRGVPGGYRVPR
- a CDS encoding winged helix-turn-helix domain-containing protein, which encodes MSWQCGEYTIVPACRRLLRNGQPVELEAKVFDLILLLVENRDHAVGKQEVVTALWGHRPITDAALSQLLYKARRALDDNGERQAVIRTVYGRGLQWAAAVTPVAALPDEAGSVTPPGPASTNAATRRHRWRPFAFAATALAALGLLVFLFVSASRAPPLAAPPRLAMMPTTNATGDPRLDWVSHGLPGLMASLMGEGRDVTVIDALKVARVWDYTPPQGRSRAEHARFVTHADIVVDSRLRKLADRLYELDLHLDAGRLAPPGDIVITGEEPGTLGIQAIARIRRALRLGPPPQVRGVRSGSGYLAETFARGLDEAMRGRWMQAKPYFLLAAQNAPDFLPARFRLGETQVVTDEPDQARQTLEGVLAVARAKGDDVLAAGSLVQLAQLAMNRHRYEEALALLDDATRLAGHDAGMDAEVALKSANVAAKLHRLPLARSKLAAARELVASHQLKQMDANLHNSEAAVAEAEGNVVATEAANRAALAASEAIGNERDARGDAYNLALVLAREGKNGEAIRLFANSYRRSLGVDPWLTFASGDNLAIALLNAGLSANVKPIAAQLLATGKERHNPVWRALALMLRAGSRWYEGDAPGSLADCRQAAALVDPAQDPALWLAIRLSEASAALVAEPSAVAMVERDAEALIAAQKQPSNYAYERRLFQAMAASAAGHAAPAREALEAAAAAPRPNDPMGDNLHYIGLVIALRDTNADAAAIALAGFDAGTAANADVLRLYGQWMARQGDDARRDRAAARLTTLRTEALAALATEPVAIHPASP
- a CDS encoding TraB/GumN family protein; the encoded protein is MKRLSLAGLAAARLPANRPRRGQRTGLALLGLLLALLATPALAHPALWTIKDQDTTIYLFGTVHLLPHDTDWHFPALDKALQDSQALYVEIVDDDQASMAALVMRYGMDMTHSLSDRLTPFERGRLERAARLADIPGGVASLNMMRPWLAALTLTVAPLTKAGLDPAEGVDKQLRATMAKAGKPVRGLETAEQQIRFLADMPQAMQLAMLRSTLRDTDRAMADLSAIIQAWKDGDEAALAWLENDLMRRETPELYQRLLVERNDAWAKRIAAMLRQPGTVFIAVGAAHLAGPDSVQSRLAREGIDAQRR